The Candidatus Binatia bacterium sequence AGAAGGGTTGGATGGCGACCTGTTGCACACGGTCGTCGAGGGCGCGGCGCGGGCATGCCGTGAAGCGGGAGTGACGCTGGTGGCCGGCGACACCAAAGTCGTGCCGCGTGGCAAAGGCGACCGGGCGTTCGCCATCACCTCGGGCCTCGGCGTCGTGCCCGTTGGGCGTGACCTCGGCGACCATCGGGTGCAAACCGGTGACGATATCGTCGTCAGCGGGCCTTTCGGGGATCACGGTGCCACGATCATGGCTTGCCGTCACGGACTGTCCGGGTCCTTCCTGGTGTCGGACTGCGCGCCGCTGAACGATCTGGTGGAGACGGTGATGACGTGCGGCGCAGAGATCCACGCCATGCACGATCCGACCCGCGGCGGCGTGGCAACCACCTGCCACGAGGTGGCGGCACGGGCCGGCGTGCGTTGTGTCCTCGAAGAAGTATCACTACCAGTGAGATCCGAAACCCTCACCACCTGCGAACTGCTCGGGCTGGATCCCCTCTACCTTGCGTGCGAGGGGCGCGTGCTGATGTGGGTGGCGCCGGACGATACCGAGCGCCTGCTGAAGACGCTGCACAGTCACCCACTCGGCAGAGACGCAGCCAGGATCGGCCGGACCGAGCCACCGAAGGGTGGGCAGGCGTCGGTCCTCCTCAGGACCGCAATTGGAGGCGAACGCCCTGTGGATCTGCTGTCCGGAAGCGAGCTGCCGAGGATCTGCTGACCCGCATGTGATCCACGCTGCTAGTCGTGTCTGCCGGCGCGTTGACGTCCGGCGACGACGATCGCTACCGTTTACTCAACAGTAAGGGGTTCGTCAACGGCAAAGGATCAGTGCCGTCTGTGGCCGGGCGGTGACATGCTCAGAAACGCCTAAAAACTGCTGGCCGCCACCGTGTCAGGAATGTATAAGGGCGCCGCACCACCGCACGGCGCGCCGACGAAAGGGAGGCCGCAG is a genomic window containing:
- the hypE gene encoding hydrogenase expression/formation protein HypE, coding for MKRSDTLLLAHGSGGRLTHELVRQVFLPAFDNPYLRTLSDSAVLSELPQGRPALTTDAFVVDPPIFPGGDLGYLSVCGTVNDLAVAGARPLWLTWALVLEEGLDGDLLHTVVEGAARACREAGVTLVAGDTKVVPRGKGDRAFAITSGLGVVPVGRDLGDHRVQTGDDIVVSGPFGDHGATIMACRHGLSGSFLVSDCAPLNDLVETVMTCGAEIHAMHDPTRGGVATTCHEVAARAGVRCVLEEVSLPVRSETLTTCELLGLDPLYLACEGRVLMWVAPDDTERLLKTLHSHPLGRDAARIGRTEPPKGGQASVLLRTAIGGERPVDLLSGSELPRIC